From Anopheles funestus chromosome 3RL, idAnoFuneDA-416_04, whole genome shotgun sequence, a single genomic window includes:
- the LOC125770673 gene encoding DNA-directed RNA polymerase III subunit RPC5, translated as MEDEDDPVVEEIPVHLSKALAENLYVLQYPLKSATTTFDDGRVVNCCVKPINQQIKVDYALNTASKNYDAFKGEQFALAADGKQRDKTQKLTFRSGTMDKQSFLSTKPIEDVSRYLVCVIQDGEVHATPLKGIVSMRQMFSYFDKQDKRTKAEQKAEQDADGAAEDEELTQVTVKFARLENEKVRKAREKSFNYLSKMEAEEPWCETFWHEKSSATAELERQKLFGGTSASGSGRLETDNAALNVKPVEYMDMLISKEKTDRNIDSLLPSQVVCMHKLKQLTLQEQLKVILTDAKVITSQQILDLLPDRTLAPEKVRRLLPQVGWLIRGNWVIQSEYIYPDGSVSGTNGVAAEQMRKARDYIMFRFTKCDKLERHQLVAITQLPAEEIREILSTIAKLNAADRTWSMLLPPNEGFQCVDEQEISDRQGAFWTARSDKFIEMERNSSASTSKRVRKRSTRDS; from the exons ATGGAAGATGAAGACGATCCCGTCGTGGAAGAG ATTCCTGTACATTTATCAAAAGCGCTAGCAGAAAATTTGTACGTTCTTCAGTATCCGCTAAAATCAGCGACAACAACGTTCGATGACGGCCGGGTGGTGAATTGTTGCGTGAAGCCCATCAATCAACAG ATAAAGGTAGACTATGCACTGAACACAGCATCCAAGAACTATGATGCCTTCAAGGGGGAACAATTTGCCCTGGCCGCCGATGGGAAGCAGCGGGATAAAACCCAAAAACTTACGTTCCGCAGCGGAACCATGGACAAACAGTCGTTCCTGAGCACGAAACCGATCGAGGATGTGAGCCGCTACCTGGTGTGCGTGATCCAGGACGGGGAGGTGCATGCGACCCCGCTGAAAGGTATCGTGTCGATGCGGCAGATGTTTTCCTACTTCGACAAACAGGACAAGCGCACAAAGGCGGAACAGAAGGCAGAACAGGATGCGGACGGTGCTGCCGAGGATGAGGAACTGACGCAGGTGACCGTCAagtttgctcggttagaaaaCGAAAAGGTGCGCAAGGCGCGTGAGAAATCCTTCAACTATCTCTCTAAAATGGAAGCGGAAGAACCGTGGTGCGAAACGTTTTGGCACGAGAAAAGCTCTGCTACGGCGGAACTCGAGAGACAGAAGCTGTTCGGTGGTACCAGTGCCAGTGGAAGCGGAAGACTAGAGACGGATAATGCCGCGCTCAACGTTAAACCGGTCGAGTACATGGATATGTTAATCAGCAAGGAGAAGACGGACCGAAACATCGATTCGCTTCTGCCCAGTCAGGTCGTGTGTATGCACAAGCTAAAGCAGCTCACCCTACAGGAACAGCTAAAAGTCATTCTCACCGATG CAAAAGTAATCACGTCGCAACAAATACTCGATTTGCTGCCGGATCGAACGTTAGCACCGGAGAAGGTGCGACGATTGTTGCCCCAGGTTGGATGGTTGATACGGGGCAACTGGGTCATACAGTCGGAGTACATCTACCCCGACGGTAGCGTGTCCGGTACGAATGGCGTCGCGGCGGAACAGATGCGCAAAGCACGCGACTACATTATGTTCCGCTTTACGAAATGTGATAAACTGGAGCGGCACCAGCTGGTAGCCATAACGCAACTGCCGGCCGAAGAAATTCGAGAAATTTTGTCCACGATAGCGAAGCTAAACGCGGCCGACCGTACCTGGAGCATGCTGTTGCCACCGAACGAAGGTTTCCAGTGTGTGGACGAACAGGAGATCAGTGATCGGCAGGGCGCGTTCTGGACGGCACGGTCCGATAAATTTATCGAGATGGAACGGAACAGCAGTGCGTCCACATCGAAACGGGTACGGAAGCGTTCGACTCGCGATAGTTAG
- the LOC125770714 gene encoding histone chaperone asf1 isoform X1: protein MAKVHITNVVVLDNPSSFLNPFQFELTFECIEELKEDLEWKMIYVGSAESEEFDQVLDTIYVGPVPEGRHIFVFQADPPNVSRIPEQDAVGVTVVLLTCSYRGQEFVRVGYFINNEYADVEMRENPPPKPLFHKMTRNILASKPRVTRFKINWDDAPVNGVAGGPSNGMMDGEEVGPSDEMATNGDNNDHGMDGESNSASSHPPDLVHDENSIAMPATEMPEFNENSNSLAMEC, encoded by the coding sequence ATGGCCAAAGTGCACATCACCAACGTCGTAGTGCTGGATAATCCCAGTAGCTTCCTGAACCCGTTCCAGTTCGAGCTGACGTTTGAGTGTATCGAGGAGCTAAAGGAGGACCTCGAGTGGAAGATGATCTACGTCGGGTCGGCCGAATCGGAGGAGTTCGATCAGGTGCTGGATACGATCTACGTTGGCCCGGTACCGGAGGGCCGGCACATTTTCGTGTTTCAAGCAGATCCACCGAACGTCAGCCGCATCCCGGAGCAGGACGCGGTCGGTGTGACGGTGGTATTGCTGACCTGCTCCTACCGTGGGCAAGAGTTTGTCCGCGTCGGTTACTTCATCAACAACGAGTACGCGGACGTGGAGATGCGTGAAAACCCACCACCGAAACCATTGTTCCATAAGATGACGCGCAATATACTGGCGTCGAAGCCGCGTGTGACACGCTTCAAGATTAATTGGGATGATGCCCCGGTGAATGGTGTGGCAGGCGGTCCATCGAATGGGATGATGGACGGAGAGGAAGTCGGACCGTCGGACGAGATGGCCACTAACGGTGACAACAATGATCATGGGATGGACGGTGAATCGAACAGTGCTTCCTCGCATCCACCGGATCTGGTGCACGATGAGAATAGTATTGCGATGCCAGCGACCGAAATGCCCGAATTTAACGAAAATTCCAACTCGCTCGCCATGGAATGCTGA
- the LOC125770714 gene encoding cancer-related nucleoside-triphosphatase isoform X2, with protein MSLILVSGMPGVGKTTIMRKLSVELRKHNVPVAGFYTEEVRESGDRIGFDVVTFEGQRAPLARTNVSHSNNPTVGRYSVSLNEFERLAIPALDERHSAEIITKGVLLLDEIGRMELKSRTFQERMNGIVKEVDIGKLRFIATVPLKSAGIDVIERLKRNKICQMFHVKPSNRDEMYGDIKDATMRLISS; from the exons ATGAGCCTTATACTGGTGAGCGGTATGCCGG GAGTTGGTAAAACTACCATCATGCGTAAGCTGAGTGTGGAGTTGCGGAAGCACAACGTTCCCGTTGCCGGTTTCTATACGGAAGAGGTTCGCGAATCAGGCGATCGAATCGGATTTGATGTGGTGACATTCGAAGGTCAACGGGCACCATTGGCCCGAACGAATGTGAGCCATTCGAACAATCCTACCGTTGGACGTTATTCGGTTTCCCTTAATGAGTTCGAACGACTCGCCATCCCTGCCTTGGACGAAAGACACTCTGCGGAGATTATAACGAAGGGAGTGTTACTGCTGGATGAGATCGGACGAATGGAGTTAAAATCGCGAACCTTTCAAGAGCGCATGAATGGGATCGTGAAGGAAGTCGACATCGGAAAGTTGCGTTTCATCGCCACTGTGCCACTGAAATcggccggaatcgatgtaatcgAGCGgctaaagcgaaacaaaatctGTCAAATGTTCCACGTAAAACCATCCAATCGGGATGAAATGTATGGCGACATTAAGGACGCTACGATGCGTTTAATTTCATCGTAA
- the LOC125770707 gene encoding phosphatidylinositol N-acetylglucosaminyltransferase subunit C, which yields MATPEFSRKSWKKNLYENADYADNYTDPSFLKDMQTNVNLKTYTSQEAFAGATKLSQQISVVTAFLVIFHHLYLERIGAKVLFAQSAVGTIIGYFVYAGREVQLAKFVEDCKTALAVLVFGFIFSPLLHTLTNSISTDTIFSMTFFVLVLHLIFFDYGVSAAFVSKAISLNAAIFGSICLASRLSSSLHAFVLLEVAAVFFALGPFLVRKLYSVQLLVLSIAVCCYFLQSISHIILYTYISTLAFVNLFCPWLFVRLQRYKNNINGPWDEAIVAEETAS from the coding sequence ATGGCAACTCCCGAATTCAGCCGCAAATCatggaagaaaaatttatACGAAAACGCCGACTACGCGGATAATTATACGGATCCATCCTTCCTGAAGGACATGCAGACGAACGTGAATCTGAAAACATACACATCCCAGGAAGCATTCGCCGGTGCAACAAAACTCAGCCAGCAGATTTCGGTCGTGACGGCATTCCTggtcattttccaccatctCTACCTGGAACGTATCGGAGCGAAGGTGCTATTTGCGCAGTCAGCAGTCGGAACTATCATTGGTTACTTTGTCTACGCCGGACGTGAGGTACAGCTGGCCAAGTTCGTAGAAGACTGCAAAACAGCACTAGCAGTACTCGTGTTTGGATTCATCTTTTCGCCACTTCTCCACACGCTCACCAACAGCATCAGCACAGACACAATCTTTTCGATGACTTTCTTCGTACTGGTTCTGCATTTGATCTTCTTCGATTACGGCGTATCAGCGGCATTCGTTTCTAAGGCTATTTCGTTGAACGCAGCCATTTTCGGTTCTATATGCCTAGCATCACGGCTATCCTCTTCGCTGCACGCGTTCGTTCTGCTAGAAGTGGCGGCCGTATTCTTCGCGTTAGGTCCATTTTTGGTGCGTAAATTGTATAGCGTGCAGTTGCTAGTGCTTTCCATTGCTGTGTGCTGCTATTTCCTACAATCTATTTCCCATATCATTCTCTACACGTACATAAGCACACTGGCCTTTGTGAATCTGTTTTGTCCGTGGCTTTTTGTTCGCTTACAAAGGtacaaaaacaacattaacggGCCATGGGATGAAGCTATCGTTGCAGAGGAAACTGCATCTTAG